Proteins from a genomic interval of Ramlibacter algicola:
- a CDS encoding MBL fold metallo-hydrolase codes for MPKLLHAVLASALLAAATFVPPAVLAEAPLQKVQAPGWYRFMVGDVEVTALSDGTFKLPVAQLLKGDKIQIGDALRRNFLGEQVETSDNAYLVNTGSKLVLIDTGAGVTMGPGTGGLQANLRAAGYKPEQVDEIYITHMHGDHIGGLLDGANRAYPNATLRIDKRDVDYWGSEATMNAAPAEFRDFFKPAIAVVKAYGEAGKLKPFEGSTALVPGVRAIANYGHTPGHTIYSIESKNEKLVLWGDLMHVAAVQFEDPSVTIQFDSDNAAALKQRQDAFADAAKNGYLVGAAHLAFPGVGRLRAAEKGYVFVPLNYSSLK; via the coding sequence ATGCCCAAGCTGCTGCACGCCGTCCTCGCGAGCGCCCTGCTCGCCGCCGCCACCTTCGTCCCGCCGGCCGTCCTGGCCGAAGCCCCGCTGCAGAAGGTGCAGGCGCCGGGCTGGTACCGCTTCATGGTCGGCGACGTCGAAGTCACGGCGCTGTCGGACGGCACGTTCAAGCTGCCGGTGGCCCAGCTGCTGAAGGGCGACAAGATCCAGATCGGCGACGCGCTGCGCCGCAACTTCCTGGGCGAGCAGGTCGAGACGTCCGACAACGCCTACCTCGTGAACACCGGCAGCAAGCTGGTGCTGATCGACACCGGCGCCGGCGTGACGATGGGCCCCGGCACCGGTGGCCTGCAGGCCAACCTGCGTGCGGCCGGCTACAAGCCCGAGCAGGTCGACGAGATCTACATCACCCACATGCACGGCGACCACATCGGCGGCCTGCTGGACGGCGCCAACCGCGCGTACCCCAACGCCACGCTGCGCATCGACAAGCGTGACGTCGACTACTGGGGCAGCGAGGCGACCATGAACGCCGCCCCGGCGGAATTCCGCGACTTCTTCAAGCCGGCCATCGCCGTGGTCAAGGCCTACGGCGAGGCCGGCAAGCTCAAACCCTTCGAAGGCAGCACAGCCCTGGTGCCCGGCGTGCGGGCGATCGCCAACTACGGCCACACGCCCGGCCACACGATCTACAGCATCGAGAGCAAGAACGAGAAGCTGGTGCTGTGGGGCGACTTGATGCACGTCGCGGCCGTGCAGTTCGAGGACCCCAGCGTCACGATCCAGTTCGACAGCGACAACGCCGCCGCGCTCAAGCAGCGCCAGGACGCGTTCGCCGATGCGGCGAAGAACGGCTACCTGGTAGGCGCCGCCCATCTCGCCTTCCCCGGCGTCGGCCGCCTGCGCGCCGCGGAGAAGGGGTACGTGTTCGTGCCGTTGAACTACAGCAGCTTGAAGTGA
- a CDS encoding YeeE/YedE family protein — MAQIASFVAGLVFGLGLLVSGMASPAKVLGFLDIAGRWDPSLALVMGGAVLVGLFAFRLAQRRPLSVLGLPMRLPEDRRTIDRRLVAGGLLFGAGWGLAGFCPGPALVALGTGSLQAVLFVVAMLAGMGLYELQTTLRARSTAVAPSR; from the coding sequence ATGGCCCAGATCGCTTCCTTCGTCGCCGGCCTCGTGTTCGGCCTCGGCCTGCTCGTCTCGGGCATGGCCAGCCCCGCCAAGGTGCTGGGCTTCCTCGACATCGCCGGGCGCTGGGATCCCTCGCTCGCGCTGGTGATGGGCGGCGCCGTGCTGGTGGGCCTGTTCGCGTTCCGTCTCGCGCAGCGCCGTCCGTTGTCCGTGCTGGGACTGCCGATGCGGCTGCCCGAGGATCGCCGCACGATCGACCGCCGCCTCGTGGCCGGCGGCCTGCTGTTCGGCGCCGGCTGGGGGCTGGCGGGCTTCTGCCCCGGCCCGGCCCTGGTCGCGCTGGGCACCGGCAGCCTGCAGGCCGTGCTGTTCGTGGTCGCCATGCTCGCCGGCATGGGCCTGTACGAACTGCAAACCACCCTGCGCGCGCGGTCGACGGCGGTGGCGCCCTCCCGATGA